The proteins below come from a single Bartonella schoenbuchensis R1 genomic window:
- the murC gene encoding UDP-N-acetylmuramate--L-alanine ligase translates to MKMPLDIGLIHFVGIGGIGMSGIAEVLHNLGYKVQGSDQTDNANVERLRGKGINIHIGHRAENLEAAKVVVISTAIKKTNPEYIAAKEKHLPIVRRAEMLAELMRFRRTIAVGGTHGKTTTTSMVAALLDASNFDPMVINGGIINAYGTNARMGCGDWMVVEADESDGTFLKLPADIVVVTNIDSEHLDYYGSFDAVREAFRQFVENMPFYGFAVMCLDHPEVQTLASRIDDRWVVTYGANPQADVRFLNLSMEGQKTHFDVLIRSRKTNEETELRNLVLPMSGQHNISNATAAIAIAHELGISNESIRKGLAEFCGVKRRFTQTGSWCGVEIFDDYGHHPVEIKAVLSAARESAKGRVIAIVQPHRYSRLHDLFDDFVTCFNDADTVMIAPVYAAGEEPITGFGSKELVEHIQMASHRDVRLVNTLEDIALIIATLAKPGDYVVFLGAGSITQWAYALPKQLAELNRND, encoded by the coding sequence ATGAAAATGCCGCTTGATATTGGCCTTATCCACTTTGTAGGTATTGGTGGTATTGGTATGAGTGGAATTGCTGAGGTTCTTCATAATCTTGGTTATAAAGTTCAAGGATCCGATCAAACAGATAATGCAAATGTGGAGCGTTTACGGGGTAAAGGGATTAATATTCATATAGGTCATCGAGCTGAAAATTTAGAAGCGGCAAAAGTTGTTGTTATTTCCACTGCTATAAAAAAAACAAATCCTGAATATATTGCTGCTAAAGAAAAACATTTACCAATTGTTAGGCGTGCGGAAATGTTAGCAGAATTGATGCGTTTTCGCCGAACAATAGCTGTTGGTGGTACACATGGTAAGACAACCACCACATCAATGGTAGCAGCACTTCTTGATGCTAGTAATTTTGATCCGATGGTCATTAATGGTGGCATTATCAACGCTTATGGAACCAATGCACGTATGGGCTGCGGAGATTGGATGGTGGTTGAAGCCGATGAAAGTGATGGTACATTTTTAAAATTGCCTGCTGATATTGTTGTTGTTACTAATATCGACTCTGAACATTTGGATTATTATGGTAGTTTTGATGCTGTACGTGAGGCTTTTCGGCAATTCGTAGAGAATATGCCTTTTTATGGTTTTGCTGTTATGTGCCTTGATCATCCAGAAGTTCAAACATTGGCCAGTCGTATTGATGATCGTTGGGTAGTGACTTATGGTGCTAATCCGCAAGCTGATGTACGTTTTCTTAATCTTTCGATGGAAGGTCAAAAAACGCATTTTGACGTTCTTATTCGATCCCGGAAAACAAATGAAGAAACTGAACTAAGAAATTTGGTTTTACCGATGTCAGGGCAACACAATATTTCTAATGCTACTGCAGCGATTGCTATTGCACATGAGCTTGGTATTTCAAATGAATCTATTAGAAAAGGGTTAGCGGAATTTTGTGGAGTAAAACGGCGTTTTACACAGACGGGAAGTTGGTGTGGTGTTGAGATATTTGATGATTATGGGCATCATCCGGTTGAAATAAAAGCTGTTTTAAGTGCAGCTCGTGAAAGTGCAAAAGGACGAGTTATTGCGATTGTGCAGCCGCACCGTTATTCACGTTTGCATGATTTATTTGATGATTTTGTTACTTGTTTTAATGATGCTGATACAGTGATGATTGCGCCGGTTTATGCAGCTGGTGAAGAACCAATTACTGGTTTTGGTTCTAAAGAGTTGGTTGAACATATTCAAATGGCAAGCCATCGTGATGTGCGCTTGGTGAATACTCTTGAAGATATTGCTTTGATTATAGCTACATTAGCAAAACCTGGTGATTATGTTGTCTTTCTTGGTGCAGGTAGCATTACACAATGGGCTTATGCCCTACCTAAACAATTAGCGGAACTTAATAGAAATGATTAA
- the murB gene encoding UDP-N-acetylmuramate dehydrogenase, producing MINFQPIDGETLLAQLQPALKNIRGKFTPNVEMRKVTWFRTGGLAELFYQPSDEADLALFLQVLPESIPITIVGIGSNLLVRDGGVPGVVIRLSAKGFGQLEQVSPKHLLVGAATADKHLAAAALEAELSGFHFYYGIPGNLGGALKMNAGANGIETAERVVEVYALDRKGERHVLSVNDMHYSYRHCNVSEELIFTAAVLEGKPGNKDNIHAAMNEVVLHREKVQPVREKTGGSTFRNPKGTSAWRVIDEAGCRGLQIGGAQMSKMHCNFMINTGEATGYDLEQLGETVRARVFAHSAHYLEWEIQRLGQFEQDHIVPSFDQFY from the coding sequence ATGATTAATTTTCAGCCAATTGATGGTGAAACGCTGTTGGCGCAATTACAGCCGGCATTGAAAAACATACGGGGTAAATTTACTCCCAATGTTGAGATGCGTAAGGTGACATGGTTTCGTACTGGTGGATTAGCTGAGCTTTTTTATCAGCCTTCTGATGAAGCAGATTTAGCTTTGTTTCTTCAAGTACTACCGGAATCTATTCCTATAACAATTGTGGGGATTGGTTCTAATCTTCTTGTACGTGATGGAGGAGTTCCTGGGGTTGTTATTCGTCTTTCAGCAAAAGGTTTTGGACAATTAGAGCAGGTTTCTCCAAAGCACCTTCTTGTTGGTGCTGCTACGGCAGATAAACATTTAGCAGCAGCGGCTTTAGAAGCTGAGCTTTCTGGTTTTCATTTTTATTATGGTATTCCTGGTAATTTGGGTGGGGCATTAAAAATGAATGCAGGGGCTAATGGTATTGAGACAGCTGAGCGTGTTGTTGAAGTCTATGCACTTGATCGTAAGGGTGAACGCCATGTCTTGAGTGTAAACGATATGCATTATTCGTATCGTCATTGTAATGTTTCTGAGGAGCTTATTTTTACTGCTGCTGTGTTGGAAGGAAAGCCAGGAAATAAAGATAATATTCATGCTGCTATGAATGAAGTTGTTCTGCATCGGGAAAAAGTACAACCTGTTCGCGAAAAAACAGGTGGGTCAACTTTTCGTAACCCTAAAGGTACATCTGCATGGCGCGTTATTGATGAAGCAGGGTGCCGTGGTTTACAGATCGGTGGTGCTCAAATGAGTAAGATGCATTGTAATTTTATGATTAATACAGGTGAGGCTACAGGCTATGATCTTGAGCAGTTGGGTGAAACTGTACGTGCTCGTGTTTTTGCTCATTCAGCCCATTATTTAGAATGGGAAATACAGCGCCTTGGTCAGTTTGAACAAGACCATATCGTTCCTTCTTTTGATCAGTTTTATTGA